In Gigantopelta aegis isolate Gae_Host chromosome 6, Gae_host_genome, whole genome shotgun sequence, the following are encoded in one genomic region:
- the LOC121374148 gene encoding probable lysosomal cobalamin transporter — protein sequence MAIPSAVLAAGWIPFVVVIVLTFLFSVAYVRYYMSKYDSEVSSTIAAILALTVTLLTSALVPVDIFLVSYMKTSDGGFKEWANNSATRTSLEESVLYGYFTLYAIITFCLFLLLPFMYFFYEEKDENSTCKSRCCSSLKYMIVFVIIVAALLLIGAFVPTRVVPNANQTEWKNIELLFKDLASNGGEDSLSFVISCLSLLGMLALVTYTAYGMSALPIGLIKGHKGAKEEMLVVQSKREENESRRQALKEKYSRRKRLSGRNEQQFSDIDENNHLMERQERLLQKKERSCLQKCLLVLRPFEMLFGFLFLLIALLIFISLLLTNIDKAMHSLGYKLGYALPRRHLPNPIDIVLVLCQQVFPLDYILMVGVIAYFIFCSMSGIRNIGVWFLWIRMYKIRPRHTRPQGLLMLCMIMMFIVLAINIVVYELTPQYSSFGSQVYIANYTDPTSNTTSHKTEPCSTEVKDSCVITRMALLLTRFFYKMWFFGAAYYWLTWVFLGIYLFGFVVAVVKRKRSAIDGEVDEDDFDESDEDLIRA from the exons ATGGCGATCCCCAGCGCAGTCCTGGCTGCTGGTTGGATTCCTTTTGTTGTTGTGATCGTT ctgacatttttgttttcagtcgcCTATGTACGCTATTATATGAGTAAATATGATAGTGAAGTTTCTTCAACAATTGCTGCAATACTAGCTCTGACTGTGACATTGCTTACGTCAGCTCTTGTGCCTGTGGACATCTTTTTGGTGTCGTACATGAAAACATCAGATGGAGGATTTAAA GAATGGGCAAACAACTCTGCCACACGGACATCACTGGAGGAGTCAGTTTTGTATGGCTACTTTA CTCTCTATGCAATCattacgttttgtttgtttttgctgttgCCATTCATGTACTTCTTCTATGAAGAGAAAGATGAAAACTCCACTTGTAAGAGT aGATGTTGCTCATCCCTCAAGTATATGATTGTATTTGTTATCATCGTAGCTGCACTGCTGTTAATTGG agCCTTTGTTCCCACTCGTGTAGTCCCCAATGCCAATCAAACAGAGTGGAAGAACATTGAATTGCTCTTTAAAGATCTTGCAAGCAATG gtGGTGAGGATTCTCTGTCATTTGTCATCAGCTGTCTGAGTCTGCTGGGCATGTTGGCTCTTGTCACATACACA GCATATGGGATGTCTGCCCTGCCTATAGGCTTAATAAAGGGTCATAAAGGGGCCAAGGAGGAAATGTTGGTGGTGCAGAGTAAAAGAGAAGAGAATGAAAGCAGAAGACAAGCATTGAAAGAAAAG TATTCACGTCGAAAGCGACTGTCTGGACGTAATGAGCAGCAGTTTTCCGACATCGATGAAAACAATCACCTGATGGAGCGACAAGAGCGCCTCCTGCAGAAGAAGGAGAGGAGCTGTCTACAGAAGTGTCTGCTGGTGTTACGGCCCTTCGAGATGCTGTTTGGCTTCCTCTTTCTTCTCATTGCCCTGCTCATCTTTATCTCCTTACTGCTCACCAA TATTGACAAGGCCATGCACAGTTTGGGGTACAAGCTTGGTTACGCACTTCCGCGACGTCATCTTCCCAATCCTATCGACATTGTGTTGGTTCTTTGTCAGCAG GTTTtcccactggactacatcttgATGGTTGGAGTGATTGCCTACTTTATCTTCTGCTCCATGTCTGGTATCAGAAATATTGGCGTTTGGTTCCTTTGGATTCGG ATGTACAAGATTCGGCCTCGTCACACCCGGCCCCAAGGTCTGCTCATGTTGTGTATGATCATGATGTTCATTGTGCTGGCTATCAACATCGTTGTCTATGAACTCACCCCGCAGTACTCGAGCTTTGGCAGTCAGGTCTATATT gCAAATTACACAGACCCTACAAGTAACACGACTTCCCACAAGACTGAGCCATGTTCAACTGAAGTTAAAG ACAGCTGTGTGATTACTCGGATGGCGCTACTGCTGACAAGGTTTTTCTACAAGATGTGGTTCTTTGGAGCAGCCTATTACTGGCTAACTTGGGTTTTTCTCGGG ATATATCTGTTTGGATTCGTTGTGGCCGTGGTAAAGCGAAAGAGGTCTGCGATTGATGGGGAGGTGGATGAAGACGACTTTGATGAAAGTGATGAAGACTTGATTCGAGCCTAG